The following are from one region of the Hydrogenophaga sp. BPS33 genome:
- a CDS encoding transglutaminase family protein — translation MLKTALSALPRDTRDTLFLLAVVAWVAVMQIPHVPWWCSTLTAGVLLWRTTLTLRGRPLPNWPWRLGLLLITLMATWATHGTLLGQDAGVTLVVVLLALKTLEMRARRDAFVVFFLAFFTLLTHFFYSQSLLTAAGILIALLGLLTALVNAHMPVGRPSLWQAARIAAGMAAMGAPIMLVLFLLFPRFSPLWGVPGEDRGRSGLSSTMRVGQIAELVLDDGIALRVRFEGDPPPQAELYFRGPVLSRFDGVEWRPSRAEFPGRRALQSELSVAGDPIRYEVTMEPSQRPWLFLLEAAEQAPQVPGMNVRMTPELQWLTDRPIGQLVRYGAISHTTFRHGPLEPVLALQEQVALPPGFNPRTLELAQQLRREHGRGPEATPRLVQAVMERLRTGGYLYTLEPGVYGQHTADEFWFDRRQGFCEHIASSFVILMRALDIPARIVTGYQGGELNGIDGFWTVRQRDAHAWAEVWQQGLGWVRVDPTSAVAPGRTGSLQRLSAAEGAFAGAIRNFNPTLAAQLRAAWEAMNNRWNQWVLNYTQGSQLDLLKNLGFKSPSWTDLAYVLIGVVVLVSLLGAAWTLWERQQHDPWLRLLRRARTRLADLGVASADHTPPRELAQRVRQRWGETEAARRIAQWLLQLEAQRYARPGAAPSPSLATLQREFRQLAWPRKDPR, via the coding sequence GTGCTGAAAACCGCCCTCTCCGCCCTGCCGCGCGACACGCGCGACACGCTGTTCCTGCTGGCCGTCGTGGCCTGGGTGGCCGTGATGCAGATCCCCCATGTGCCCTGGTGGTGCAGCACGCTCACCGCGGGCGTGCTGCTCTGGCGCACCACGCTCACGCTGCGCGGCCGGCCACTGCCCAACTGGCCCTGGCGCCTGGGCCTGCTGCTCATCACGCTGATGGCCACCTGGGCCACGCACGGCACCTTGCTCGGGCAGGACGCGGGTGTCACGCTCGTGGTCGTGCTGCTCGCGCTCAAGACGCTGGAGATGCGCGCGCGGCGCGACGCCTTCGTGGTGTTCTTCCTCGCCTTCTTCACACTGCTCACACACTTCTTCTACTCCCAGTCGCTGCTCACGGCGGCGGGCATTCTGATCGCGCTGCTGGGCCTGCTCACCGCGCTGGTGAATGCCCACATGCCGGTGGGCCGGCCTTCGCTGTGGCAGGCCGCGCGCATCGCCGCGGGCATGGCCGCGATGGGCGCCCCGATCATGCTGGTGCTGTTCCTGCTGTTCCCGCGCTTCTCGCCGCTGTGGGGCGTGCCGGGCGAAGACCGGGGCCGCAGCGGCCTCTCCAGCACCATGCGCGTGGGCCAGATCGCCGAACTCGTGCTGGACGACGGCATTGCCTTGCGCGTGCGCTTCGAAGGCGACCCGCCACCCCAGGCCGAGCTCTACTTCCGTGGCCCGGTACTGAGCCGCTTCGATGGCGTCGAATGGCGCCCCAGCCGCGCCGAGTTTCCCGGGCGCCGGGCGCTGCAAAGCGAGCTGTCCGTGGCGGGAGACCCCATCCGCTACGAAGTGACGATGGAGCCCAGCCAACGCCCCTGGCTGTTCCTGCTCGAAGCCGCTGAGCAGGCACCCCAGGTGCCCGGCATGAACGTGCGCATGACGCCCGAACTGCAATGGCTGACCGACCGGCCCATTGGCCAACTGGTGCGCTACGGCGCGATCAGCCACACCACGTTTCGCCACGGCCCGCTCGAGCCGGTGCTGGCGCTGCAGGAACAGGTGGCCCTGCCCCCCGGCTTCAACCCGCGCACGCTCGAACTCGCGCAACAGCTGCGGCGCGAACACGGCCGCGGCCCCGAGGCCACGCCCCGCCTCGTCCAGGCGGTGATGGAGCGCCTGCGCACCGGCGGCTACCTCTACACCCTGGAGCCGGGCGTGTACGGCCAGCACACAGCCGACGAGTTCTGGTTCGACCGCCGCCAGGGCTTCTGCGAGCACATCGCCAGCAGCTTCGTGATCCTCATGCGCGCGCTCGACATCCCCGCGCGCATCGTCACTGGCTACCAGGGTGGCGAGCTCAATGGCATCGATGGCTTCTGGACGGTCCGCCAGCGCGATGCTCATGCCTGGGCCGAGGTGTGGCAACAAGGCCTGGGCTGGGTGCGCGTGGACCCGACCTCGGCCGTGGCGCCCGGGCGCACCGGCTCGCTGCAACGCCTGAGCGCTGCCGAAGGCGCTTTCGCGGGCGCGATCCGCAACTTCAACCCCACCCTCGCAGCGCAGCTGCGCGCGGCCTGGGAGGCCATGAACAACCGCTGGAACCAGTGGGTGCTGAACTACACCCAGGGCAGCCAGCTCGACCTGCTGAAGAACCTCGGCTTCAAGTCGCCGAGCTGGACCGACCTGGCCTATGTGCTCATCGGCGTGGTGGTCCTCGTGAGCCTGCTCGGCGCGGCCTGGACGTTGTGGGAGCGCCAGCAGCACGACCCCTGGCTGCGCCTGCTGCGGCGCGCCCGCACCCGGCTCGCCGACCTGGGCGTGGCCAGTGCCGACCACACGCCACCGCGCGAACTCGCGCAACGCGTGCGCCAGCGCTGGGGCGAGACCGAAGCCGCGCGGCGCATTGCACAATGGCTGCTGCAACTCGAAGCCCAGCGGTATGCCCGCCCGGGCGCCGCCCCATCCCCTTCCCTGGCCACGCTGCAACGCGAGTTCCGGCAGTTGGCCTGGCCTCGAAAAGATCCCCGTTGA
- the mltB gene encoding lytic murein transglycosylase B, translating to MKNAIALLFTSSALALCLHAPALAQSAAKTRPASIKTPAYSYAQSATAMAFATDLAERRDLDPAWVRQHIGAAQRVPTVIRLMQPAPSGTPKNWAAYRARFIEPVRLRAGQRFWEANREALARAELEYGVPASLIVGVIGVESLYGQHTGNFRVMDALTTLAFDFPASHPRAAARSEFFRGELEQFLSLAERTSTDPQSYLGSYAGAMGWPQFMPSSWVKYAIDFDGDGKVDLFNSQADVIGSVANYFKAFGWQTGVPTHYPVRLDTAQTREQLDELLAPDILPSFGVASFTAKGAVLEGPALEHTGKLALVELENAGAPSSYVAGTDNFYVVTRYNWSSYYALAVIELGEAVKASMGER from the coding sequence TTGAAAAACGCCATCGCACTCCTCTTCACATCTTCGGCCCTGGCGCTGTGCCTGCACGCCCCGGCGCTTGCGCAGTCCGCCGCGAAGACACGCCCCGCGTCCATCAAGACACCCGCTTACAGCTACGCGCAAAGCGCCACCGCCATGGCCTTTGCCACCGACCTGGCCGAGCGCCGCGACCTGGACCCGGCCTGGGTGCGCCAGCACATCGGCGCGGCCCAGCGCGTGCCCACCGTCATCCGCCTCATGCAACCCGCGCCCAGCGGCACGCCCAAGAACTGGGCCGCGTACCGCGCGCGTTTCATCGAACCCGTGCGCCTGCGCGCCGGCCAGCGCTTCTGGGAGGCCAACCGCGAGGCGCTGGCGCGCGCGGAGCTGGAATACGGTGTGCCCGCCAGCCTCATCGTGGGGGTGATCGGCGTGGAGTCGCTGTACGGCCAGCACACCGGCAACTTTCGCGTGATGGACGCGCTCACCACACTGGCCTTCGACTTTCCGGCCAGCCACCCGCGCGCGGCCGCGCGCAGCGAATTCTTTCGCGGCGAACTCGAACAATTCCTGAGCCTGGCCGAACGCACCAGCACCGACCCGCAGAGCTACCTCGGCAGCTACGCCGGCGCCATGGGCTGGCCGCAGTTCATGCCCAGCAGCTGGGTGAAATACGCGATCGACTTCGACGGTGATGGCAAGGTCGACCTGTTCAACAGCCAGGCCGACGTGATCGGTTCGGTGGCCAACTACTTCAAAGCCTTCGGCTGGCAGACCGGCGTGCCCACGCACTACCCGGTGCGCCTGGACACCGCACAGACCCGGGAACAGCTCGACGAACTGCTCGCCCCCGACATCCTGCCCAGCTTCGGCGTGGCGAGCTTCACCGCCAAGGGCGCGGTGCTCGAAGGCCCCGCGCTGGAACACACCGGCAAGCTGGCGCTGGTGGAGCTGGAGAACGCGGGCGCGCCGTCCAGCTACGTGGCCGGCACCGACAACTTCTACGTGGTCACGCGCTACAACTGGAGCAGCTACTACGCGCTGGCGGTGATCGAGCTGGGCGAGGCGGTGAAGGCCTCGATGGGCGAACGCTGA